The segment TACGACTCTTGAGCACGAGGGAGGGTTTGTCTGCGTGTGAAATACAATGTTAAgcgtgtttgttttttgtttaacgccacactcagcaccaTTCCAGCTGTATCGGGCTGTAAACAATCGGATATGGACCATTGCATATTGGATATTGCATACCATGACCCCTAACATCTCCATAAGTCGGTCACCTCTCACGGCAAGAAAGGGTTGCCGAAGAACTAATTCTGTGGCGGAGGAACATGCAATGATTATTGTAAATGTTTAAACATGCAAAATGTATCTGTCAGTATTGTGTTTGTCGTGGTTTTCTGACCTACAGGGAATGAACAAACATTCCAGTTATGTTATATCGTGTCACTCAAATGTGATAGAAGAGCCCAAAGCATGGAAACATATTCGGGACGAAAAGGGATTCAAACCATCATAGGTTCGTgcacaagggacgcaactcagtTCAGCGAGTCCCGCCGCCTTACTGCATTTGGCCACCCATGTTTCATCATGAGGCATCTCACCTTGTATTCCTCTCAGGTTGACATCAGGTAAGAACAATTATCTACTGATTTACTGAGATGTTGTCCTGACAGAACACAAACAATGTGATTGAGCACAAAAGGGCAGGTAGAATGAGGTGAAATGGGTAAATTTAACGTCGTGCTTAAGAATATTTCTCTCATATGAAGATATGCATATGTGGCTGCTTATACTAGCCCCAAcctattttaacgtcttttcgTATGGCGCgctgggaattgaacccgcgaccttccgctctccgggcggacgctctaaccactacaccgcATGTAATGAGAACGTACTGGATGAACAACCAGGAATTTGTCCTTGTGTTTAAGATGTCGCGACAGGTCAGAGGGCAGGATGCTGCTTGTCGAGCTGACAATAATTGTGTCCAGAGAAGAGTGTTGATCGACTTCTTTTAAGACCTGTTTCTTCAATTCCAGATCCTCCGGGACGCACTCCTACAGAAATAGACATAGAAtcttcaatgagtgagtgagtgagtgagatgtgaTGTCATATTAAACAGGAAGGACTATTTGCCAATATTATTGATTTTTATGAAAAGGATTCGACTACCGCATGTCTTTAGGACCTTTTAATTCACTGAACGTCAATACCTTTTTCCGTAGGTGAAAAACGTGGCAAACGACTTGGCGATCTGAAGTTTGCTTTTATTTGCATTTCTCTAGCTGAATTCAGTTACCATGGAGACATGACGTCAAACACTCCTTTATGATATCATCGGATCCGTGCAATTAAGCTTGTTATCGAGGACAGCATGTATTTCTTAATGGTGCtgacattttttatttaaagtTAAGATAGACATTACTTGTTTTGCGGTCACTCTTCGGTGAGGGAAGATGTACTTGAAACCTTTGGCATCATTAACACCATTAACAAACCGATGTCCATGTTGCCAGTGGAGCTGACGCCAAAGATCCAGCGCAATGAACACATCACTTCTGACTCACCTGTACCCAGACAGCGCCGGTGACACATTCCCCTAGATCCTGCATTCCCCGTATCCTTCCAAACTGCTCCTCCACAGCCAAAGTACCCCGGAGAAGGCCATCACGTGACTGGGTGTGTAGCTGATCCAGCAGTAACTCAAGAGTGCGTGTCACGTGGTCAGGGATGATGTCATACAGCGCCACTTGGTAGCCAGCGCTTGCAAACAGTAACGCCCAGCTTCCTCCGATCTGACCACTGCAGAAGCCAAAGACAGATACGAACTAACAAACTGTGCTAACGGTCAAGGAAACTGTAGAGTGAGTAAGTAGGTTTAGGTTGGTGCCACTTTCAGCAGtagtccagtaatatcacggacaccggaaatgggcgtcacacattgtacccatgtgggggaatcgaactcgggtcactttgaccactgggctacctcaccaAACAAAAATTGTAGAGAACCACACATCGTTGAAACACGCTGCAGAACCACGACACAGGTACAAAACAGGATATAGCCTTGGAGGATGAAATCTTGATCCACTTCGaacaaaaactaaaacaatATTGTTCCCATCTATTTATTGTGCAATTACAACTTGAACAACACTGGTGCATCATTGTGCCTGCCGCATCTTAAAGTTATCGACCTCCAACTATGAGCGCCCGAAACGTATGATACCAGTTGTAAACAATTCCAAGAGGTCACCACATATTAAAACATACTTAGTCTATAAACCTCCATTGACACTCTATTGTTCTCACGAGGCATTATTTTTTGTCATATCACGATGCCCGTCGATGAGGGGACATTACGTCAACATTGCCTCTCTGCCCAGGGATATTACTTCAAAGTAATATCCTCCGAAGTGTGAATTATTACTTGGTTTGAAGACTGATATGACTGTCTTGTCATCTCTGAATATGATCATAAGATATGACGTTATTGACAATTTCCAACATGTATACTACCGACATCCGGTTTCGAACCAGCATCCCATTGCTTCCTAACTTGACGGTTTTATCCACGAGGTTACGAAGTATCGCTGTAAAGAATGTTATTGTTTCTCGGTATGAACCGTGTGTTTCTCGCAAGACGGGAAGTGCGAGCAACGCATGTGCAGAGCACGTTATTAGCCCGTGCAAGGCGAGGCGTCGGCTGCCAGTCTCATCCCAGGTGAATTTCATCATTGAGTACCAAAATGTTTAAATTGTATCTGAAGCATATCTTTGGTCTTGATTTATCCTATTCTTAACTCCGTAATGATAACAGGTTAAATCTGATAACCCTCCACGAATCCCTTCCCAAACAAAATACAAGTAAACTGAAAAATGATAGCTTGCAACCAATCAATATAATCTAATTTGCCGAACTTATGGGGTGAGTCTAGTTGTCCCCGCTAGGTGTCGCCTCTTCTTTGTCCAAGTCTCGGACGAGGCGTGACAACGCTGCTAAGCGTTCATCTCTCCACTGACGTTTTTTCTGGAGTTTGTCCAGAGGACAGAACAGTTCTAATTGCTCGCGCATCCTCTCTGCCGTCGGTCCTTCCATCTTCTCAGGAGCAGCGAATGTTTTTTGTACTCTATAAACAGCCTCCCCATATTTGTTGCACAGATCCAGAAACCCTGGAAAGGACATTTTAGacgttttcaacattttcaacacCAAGAGGACAACATAGTATCGTGGCGATGCCCTTCACATGTCAGAGGGCAAAACACGCAATCCTCCAGAAATAGAAGGCTAGGTGAGATGAAATGGGGCTTAAAGTCGTACTCAAGATTATTTCGCTCaaatgacgacgtgcatgcgtgtctGATTGTACTAGCACAGACTTAAGCTGTTTTTTTTTAGtactagctcactgagataccatgccccAAGCTGACCAGTCCATGTTGTACTCTTGAATGCCGAGCGTCAAGCAGGGACCAACAAGAACCGTACTTTAACGTCTCTTGGTATGGTATGACGCGGCCGGAGTTCGAACCCGCTACAGTCCGCTCTAACCACTATGTCAAGGAGGCGGTAGTGTATCAGAAACTGAACACATGAAAACACGTCATCTTCACGTGATATGTGCTGGCTGCTGCGTGTTCAAGTGACGCTTGTGATACACGTCTAGACTCACCGTCTGCATTCAGATGTTCCACTTCAAACGGTCCATAAAAGGCGTACCACATCCCCAACCCCTCCGTCATGGCTACCTCAATGGCATCGACGTCGCATATGTCATTCTGGTAAATTGTAAAACATCCATAAGACCACGAGACGTTAAAGTATGTATGTGCACCTGCGTAATGTCTGTGTTTGAATAGTCTATGTGCGTGACTACAAATTTAATGTCTTACTATTATGCACTACTGGTATCCTGACATTCACACacaatattattatttacagttaAAGGGGAGAATGAACGACTTTGTAATGATAGTGTCATTAAGATGTATATATACAGTAACTGTGCCATCATGCCATCATATCGTCTACATAACATCTATAGAGTCTGACTCTTTACGTCTTGACTAAATTTGTCAAACATCAACCTTGATTAGATCGTAGGCCACGCTGAGTATGGCAAACTGGATCCTGCCGACAGAAAATCCGTCCACCTCCTTGAAGAAGACAACTGGCACCTGAGCAATGGCGTCCATGATCTCAGAGGTGGTGGTTGTCACGTGATCTGCAGTCCAGGGCGCAGGTACAATCTCCACGACTGGGACATAAAACGGAGGATTGATCTGAAACAGTAAGACGAAACATGTCCACTAAGGAACAACCAGCGCACTGTCATCAGGAATCAAGGTATAAGAGAAGGGTAATAAAAGCATCGCCACATATATGCTCCAAATCGTAAAAAAATCGACGAAATATTATCCCGGTTAATTCAGGTTAATTTTTCATTTCCACCCAATGGATGCGTGAAACAGAATcggaatgtattgtttttatgaGCTTTTTACTGCCGATTGTGAGCGAGTAGAATACCACAGTTTGGGAAAGAAGAGCTTCAAGCATTTATCCGATATAGAGAATATTCACCTTGACGaacgaacaccttaaccactaggcggTCCTACAGCCCCTACCATGTATATTCAAGGCGTAACATGCCAATGTCTGAGGTGATCGTGTAGCTGAACAAACGCCGTCCTTCTCCGAGTCAGTGAAGGGGGTTTTCCGACAGTTTTAGTTTATGTTCTCTGCAGATCACCATGAAAAAGCTTCACAGATTATATATATTAGAAGATGTCTTACCGGATGTGCCACTATAAATCGGTCTTTGTTGGTTAGGTGGTCCGACAGAAGGGACGGCATCATAGCGCTGGTGGAACTCGCCAAGATGGCCGTTGACGTCATGGCAGCATCGATCTCAAGCAAGACGGCCCGCTTCAGCTCCTTCCTCTCAGGAACACATTCCTGGCATCGCAAGCATGGCGATCAAGATCAAGCTGATTCATGTGTGAACAGAATTTACAACGTATATGTTAcacgttaaactcactcaccaagcaATACAAGTAAACATTTACCTGTATGTACACTGCGTTGTTGACCGCTTCCAGCAAAGAGGTGCTTGCTTTAATTCTCGAGAACTGGATATCAGCGGACAGGCTTCCTCGACCTAAGCCTCTTTCTGATAACATGGTCAGCTGTTGCTGAATGTTCGTCATGGCGTCCCGTACCTGACGCGAATCGGTGTCAAAGAGCGACACGAGGTATCCACCCGAGGCGAACAGCATCGCCCAACTTCGTCCGATCAACCCACTGAGAATGATACAAAGCCAAACGTCATTTGACGAAGGCGGATGCATTACTTTGTGTTCACTGCATCACACATACCAAGAAATCCTTGCTGTGTTTGTTCACAACCTGACATTTTGATAGTTTTCACCTTGTATCACCTATTTCTCGGTCACACAGATTATACAGTCTATGTTCTATGTGGCATCTTCTGGGTACTGCGTATTCAAAGTTCTCTTCGAAAATATGATATCAAGACAGCAGTTAATACGTTATAGATTTCAAGGGTTCAGATATGATGTAGCATAGTCACTTCGTGTGTCATACACATTTGTACGGTAGCCCCCTTCTGTCCAATTTATGTACCATATAGTCCCCTTCTGTCCCACATACATGGCGTACAATAGTCCCCTTCTGCTTCAAAGGCATGACGTACTATAATCACCACCTTTCACACAGGCATGACGTACCATAGTCCCTTTCTGCTTCACAGGCATGACGTACCATAGTCCCTTTCTTTCACATAGGCGTGGCGTACAGTCACCCCCTTCTGTCTCGCATACATGACGTACAATAATCCCTTCTGTCTTTCATACATGACGTACAATGATCCCGTCTGTCTCACAGGCATGACGTACTATATACCCTTCTGTCTCACACTCATGACGTGGATTAGTCTCTTTTGTCTCACATGCATGGTGTACAATAATCCTCTGTCTGACATACATGACGTACAATAGTCCCCTtctgtcatacatatatgacgTATAAAAGTTCCCTTCTGTCCCACATACATGACGTTCAATAACTaccttttgttttcattacattactAGGCCCATGAAGGTCAGGGTAggacaggccttcagcaacccatgcgtgccatagaaggcgactatgcttgtcgtaagaggcgactaacgggatcgggtggtcaggttcgctgacttggttggcacatgtcatcggctgcaaattgcgcagatcgacgctcgtGTTGctgatcgattatttacagaccgccgccatttcatactgaatactgaatcattttaacattgttaatatttgttgttgttaatgtGTTGATGTTTTAACGGACTTTTGTAAAATCTAGCAGATCAGAATCAATGCGTGCAAAACACGCACGCAAAATTCAGTAATGTTTTAGTGATTTTTGCTGAGAGACACAGGTTTCTGAATTAACAAGAACCCTGTATTCCGTACTATAACCTCATTCTGCGTCACGGGTATATCGTCGTAATCAGTCTCATGACACTCTCGCCTTTTCTGGGTCATTATCAGTTCACATAACAACAGTATATCTGACTTtgcaaatattttccaaatctTATCATGTGCAAGTCAAGACATGACAAGACAGCCGTTTATTGTACTTTAGGCCTCCGACCCTTATACAAGAGAGTTACATACGGCGTTATGATACATGTTGTAGGGATATACATCAGGACATGATTAATTGTAGGTGCTCGTTACGACGAATAATTGCATACTTAACATAGAGAGCTAGGTGACGATGGGTGGATTCATTATTAGATGTAAATATACTAGTAAAGGCTATCAATGATGGTTTTGATAGATAATATTCTGGGACATACTTGTAACGTAAATCTTCATAAAACGGACAGTGAAGGGTAAAATGTACTTCATTTCATTCTTTCAGATTTTGGGACAGTTTTCTGCCTCTATTTACCATTAAGTTCAACAGGCAAACATGTTTCTATTACAGTTATAAGATAGTTTAGATCACTACAATTCAGGTTGTATTAGAGTTTTTAATGTTCTATATAATTCATAACGAGAGCTACTTTCTAGAGTGAAATGCCATTCctgaaaaaacatatttaccgCACAATCAcgaaattcttttaaaaacataaaGACATCCCCAACACCCTGGCTTACCCATACCCATGAGAAAACAGAAGATTTCTTATATGTGATGACCAAGATGTTTTACCCATATTATCTAGATGAACCATCATAGACGACTTTCAGGCATTATCAGAATCTTAAACCAGTATTTAAGGCATCGTTTGTGAATTAATATACATGGCGTGTCTCCCGGATTTACCGTAAACCATACAATTTGGAGTAACGGGTCCGACACATAAAACTTTTTGCAAGCCATTAGATGTGACCTCTGTAAGTAATCGTGTCGTTGAAATCCTCAGACTTCCGATCCATATAATAAAATGGGTTGTACCTGGGTATCAaatagtttgaaaaatatatttggagTAAAAATTCCACATTCCTGGGAGATAGACAAAATGGAAATCGTAGCTTTCTTTGGACGTTGAAACAAGTCATGGACACAGCATTTTAAATTCATAGTATGTCACAAAATTATTCCCAGATAGGTATATTGATTGACAACAGCAAGAGGCTTTCCGCGAAAAAATCTCCTTGGATGCTACAGCGCCAACCCTTCTAAGTATGATTATGATAGTTTTGTCTAAATTAACGGATAGTTTCCAGTTTGGAAATTAACTTTCAAGCATATTTAGTTGATTTTGAAAACCGGTAACAGTTTCAGATATCAAAATAACATCGTCTGCAAATAGAAGCATAAACAGCTCTAACATATCTGGAAACAACTGCACACCATGTGTGCCATTTTGCATAACATCGTAATAAAATTCGTTAATGAGAAACGAGAACAAAATCGGACTTACAATGCATCCTTGCCGTAGTCAGAATACAGTCAAAATAATCTGTTACACCAGAGCCACATCGCACACAGGATTTTACGTTTGAATACATTGGCATTGATTACGTTGGCAGTACCACAGTCTCTGTTTATCTACAGAGTCGAAAGTTTTCTTAAAATCGACAAATGCTacatacattttgtgttttcgACGGGATAAGCATTTCTGAATCAGTGCATACAAAGTAAAGATATAATAAGTTGTGGTGTCGAAACATTGATTTTTCGGATCTTGCCAAACATTGCAAATTTTCATATCAATCGCATATTTTCACTCACCTTCCAATAATAGCTATCTTTTCCTCCTTCAGTTCTGTCGGATTTTCTGATCGTTGTGTCGCCATGTTTATCAAGTCTCACCTGATGCACAATCACGTTTATCAGTCTGTCCGCCCCATATATATGCTGGCTAGCTCCACATGAATATTCATCCATGGAGGTCGGGGGTATAAACAAGTAGATTATAAGCAAAACCAACAACAAAGCAGGTGGCACCTAGGTGTTGCTAAGGAACTGTTTCAGGAACCGATAAAGGTCTCGTTGTTTCGCCGAGTAGTTAGGACAATTTGGTTTACTTATAACGTAAGTAGATGTATGTTAAAACAAAAGATATTTTACGTACAGTAATGTCGGTCTGGACAAATACTCACTCATGCACATTAGATGTGGGTCTGGACTAACAGATACTCATACGTACATTAGACGTCGGTCTGGACAAACAGATTCTCACACGTAAAGTAGATGTCGGTCTGGACAAATGGGTTCTCACATGTACATTAGATGTCGGTCTGGACAAATGGGTTTTCACGCGTACATTACATGTCGGTCTGGACAAACAGATTGTCGTGAACACGTACAGTATATGTCGGTCTGGACAAACAGATTCTCACCCGTACAGTAGATGTCGGTCTGGACAAATGGGTTCACTTGCCTACATTAGATGTCGGTCTGGACAAACAGGTTCTCAAATGTACATTATAGATGTCGGTCTGGACAAACAGTTTCTCACACGTGCAGTAGATGTCGGTCTGGACAAACAGATTCTCAAACGTACAGTAGATGTCGGTCTGTAGAAACAGGTTCTCACACGCACATTAGATGTCGGTCTGGACAAATCCATCTTTACATCCACGTGATTCTCCCCCTACGTCTTTCATGTCATTCAATAGTTCAGGGAGACTATGTAGAgatagttgtagattatccaTGAATAGAGAGATGCATTGTCTAGTGACAAAATACCATATATCACTGAAATGGGATAATACATAATGTCGGAGTAGCTTTCCGTGTGCCTTGGCTCATACTTAAATCGGTAAGAAAATGCATTTACTGCCAGGTTAAAAAATAATCTTCaccaatgtttgatgtttggtGGCAAAAATAGCAACAATTAAACAGCTGCATGGTAATTTGATGGTGATGCACTTAATACAGGTATCATGGATGTGTTTTGactaaatattattatttcattcGTGTAAATATCAACTATTTTCTGTAACATTACTCTTGTGCTCTCTGAATCCATCTAAggtaaaattaatattttgcaATCTCTATGGAACCATTTCCACTAGTGGTATGTCTTGCGGACATATATTTGAGTTGCGTACCTTCCGACCTTGAAACTCAAAGGGACGCTGTTGTCCATCTGTCTGGTTATATTTCGTCACTATTGCCGGTGATATCTCCAGAAAATGATTGCTTTATCCACCAGACTGGCCAGAGCAGCAGGTGGTTCAAGAAATGTGAGTGTTTAGACTGGGGAAATGTGAGTGTTTAGACTGGGGATTAAATGCGTAGTAGCATACATATTTAGTTCTGCGCCCCCTGTTTTCGCGCACATTATGGGTCACGAATACGATCGCCGTGACATGACATTGACATTCTGCTGACTGGTCACCCCGAAAGTTGTTACATGTTAGTGCCAGTTAGGGCCACTTGACTTCATTCTCATGTACTTGCATGCTATTTTATTGTAGCATAAATTATTTTCATAGGGTGAGTTTAGGACGGATCTTTCAAATCTTTGTCAGTTTTGACAGGCAAAtttgaaatcatctctgctctaCGCATATAATTTCAGTGCGATTTTCCGACCACTgtttaactaatgacatcacatttatcaacttaggTACActtccacaatgcacaatcccaTTGGCCGCCATGTTATAGGTGTTCACGCCACTGTACATATGTTGATAAAATTGTCgccattcgataaataagcagcaaaaaattaaacagaaattatgtgattgtaggtaAGATGACTCCAGAAAATCCAAACCACTTCTGACCGCATCATTTATCTTCTCCCTAAACTGTGCCATATTAAGCCAGTACTGAATGAGCCTCACTGGTTGTCAATCAAAGCCAGTGAccaacacaagatactgtgtttTACCTACAAGCTAAGCATGGTCTTGCTCCCCAGTACTTGTCTAACATGTTATCATCATACTCCAATTCACACAATCTTTGTTACAACAGACAGGACCTGCTCACTGCTCAGCTTTTGACTGAAAACTTTTGGACAGCGTTCTTTCACCTTTGCATCCGGCCTACTGTCTGGAACTCTCTTCCTTTTAACCTCAAAATTATTGACTATTTTGACTTTTTCAAgtcaaaacataaaacacatttcttCCAGCAGTATTTCCCTTAATGTGCTCTGGTACCACTtccgtacatatgtacatacttgACTCTGTAGAGCCTTCAAACATGCAACCAGGTTGCGTAATAtgcattattatattattattatcattgggTGAGGGTGCGGGTCCAAATCAGATGGGACACAACCAGAAaagtactttactaagaaagtgaaatcccaaatatgacatatgttgtatcatGATTcttcacaaatgtacaaaagtTGACTTTGCtcatcatgaaaattatttatgctgcaCTGAAATAGCATGTAAGTGTATGGAAATTACGTATTACGTTTGCATTGCAAATTGTCTCAATGttcttgtatgtatgtatgtatgtatgtatgtatgtatgtatgtatgtatgtatgtatgtatgtatgtatgtatgtatgtatgtatgcatgcatgcatgcatgcatgcatgcatgcatgcatgcatgcatgcatgtatgtagagTGAAAAGTATGGCTAACTATtgaaaacacatgcaaaatCCCAGGATGTGGGGAGCAGCAACAGTTTTATCAATATGAAGTCATCAATGCTATTTTTTTAGGGAAACATTTGATACTTTGGTTTGATGTAAATAAGTATAACCTGTGTCGCTCAAGATTAGTAAAAGAAAAAcattaaatgatattaaaagtttttctttattaaaaattacatttttgccTTGCATTGTGGAAAACCCCTGACACCGGGATGTGAATGTAAATGCTTAATGCACCAAAAGACTGACTTGCTGtcaatattcttcaatattcaTATGTTCACATAGTCATTTATTTCCTCAGTACTTGATAGAAACAGTGTTTTCATGAACCACTGTGTTTCAGTGGCTGTTTGGTGTTCTTCGAGGCTCCAGTTATGGTACTGCATCTGAGGCCAACTTCCAAGTGGAGGTAAGCAGGCAGCTGCAAATATCCCCTGATGTCAGTAGTGTTAGATACATCATCAAACTCAACAGCTTATATACTAAGTTCAAGTAGATAGATATGTCACATGGCAAATAAAAAAACTTTTATCATGGACAACAGCTCATCATTTGTCTTTCTGTTATTATTCTCTCTCCCCAACAATATCACACTTTCGCtgtttgaaatgattaaaaaaaaaactcaaATGATTCATTCATCTGCAAAAAGCGACAACATGTGTGTTTCTGAAAAACGTTCTGTgttgaaatgcaatttgttgTCATGATAATGTCAAAACAGTCTCACTGTATCTTTACACCCTACTGTCTTCAGTCATACAAGCTGCACAAACTGGAGCAAGGGCCAGCTACATCTGTGACACTTACCCGAGAGGATGGTCTCAAGATGTACCGACAGATGCAGACAATTCGCAGAATGGAGACAGTGGCCGGCAACCTGTACAAATCTAAAATCATTCGAGGGTTTTGTCACCTCTATTCAGGCCAGGTGAGGACAGGTCTTTGGACCTTTGCTTGTGTGTTGATCATGTCATAACAGCAGGGATATCAATAGTTTTAAGTGTTATTTATTGATTACAGGAAGATGCTTGGAGATGTCACACATTTAATAAACAATAAATAGTAAAGGACATTTATAATGCACCTTTTCCACACACTTGTGCAAGCTCAAAGCACTAACACATTATTACTGGGGATATCCCAAGCTATGTGTTAAGTGTTAGAAGGTTATTGATTGCATAACTTGTACCATCGGGTACCCACTTTTCTGCTGGATTAACACAGGCTGTTATTAACAAACTAGCTTGCCTAAGTTGACACCACTTGTGTCACATGTGTTTCATCATGGGGCAGGAcagaagtcctagaaactctcaggagtcaagctgccaaaaatGGTCTCGCATCAAAGGACTGTCCATACTCAACGCTGCTTAAGTTTAACTGATTtatgacctgagctctatgcaccTGTCACCATGTCATGTTATCAGTGTTATCTATGAAATACAGGAGGATGTATGAGGATATCAACAGTTATAAGTTTTTTTTATCAATTACAGTATGATGCATAGTGATATCACGTTA is part of the Haliotis asinina isolate JCU_RB_2024 chromosome 6, JCU_Hal_asi_v2, whole genome shotgun sequence genome and harbors:
- the LOC137287218 gene encoding lambda-crystallin-like isoform X2; this encodes MATQRSENPTELKEEKIAIIGSGQIGGSWALLFASAGYQVALYDIIPDHVTRTLELLLDQLHTQSRDGLLRGTLAVEEQFGRIRGMQDLGECVTGAVWVQECVPEDLELKKQVLKEVDQHSSLDTIIVSSTSSILPSDLSRHLKHKDKFLVVHPTNPPSCSRVVELVPAPWTAAETLTRAQSLMKAIGQSPITLKKEIPGFILNRMQFAIMAESYRLVKGGFLSPDGVNKTLSAGLGRRYAFLGPFQTAHLNAEGFGSYCERYADTILRVQQSFGAPQQMGGALAEHIQEEMAKEVPLDKLGEARRRREAKMAALAKFKEDLDAVKL
- the LOC137287218 gene encoding lambda-crystallin-like isoform X1 produces the protein MATQRSENPTELKEEKIAIIGSGLIGRSWAMLFASGGYLVSLFDTDSRQVRDAMTNIQQQLTMLSERGLGRGSLSADIQFSRIKASTSLLEAVNNAVYIQECVPERKELKRAVLLEIDAAMTSTAILASSTSAMMPSLLSDHLTNKDRFIVAHPINPPFYVPVVEIVPAPWTADHVTTTTSEIMDAIAQVPVVFFKEVDGFSVGRIQFAILSVAYDLIKNDICDVDAIEVAMTEGLGMWYAFYGPFEVEHLNADGFLDLCNKYGEAVYRVQKTFAAPEKMEGPTAERMREQLELFCPLDKLQKKRQWRDERLAALSRLVRDLDKEEATPSGDN